The following are encoded together in the Bacteroidota bacterium genome:
- a CDS encoding T9SS type A sorting domain-containing protein codes for MTRFLSWVGVVCLLLTTGLLRAQTESCASEWLQTHYTNQDTGFYLMKKAIGNRVQHFRQHKNDINTGFNPGSGSGNNLSAGCNLARFIIPVVVHIDTTDNAANITDAQVQHQIDILNTAFSGTEIQFCLAKKRPNGTSFNGINRIAGNNTSNRLTLQIGRLAQLAYYNPVQYLNIYVVKDILTDAGASTGYAGYNAIYPGQNGTDGVVVRYNYFGNAQTCTTGCNTLVSYSRGFTLVHEVGHYLGLLHTFEGGCNGGNTAATCGSQGDNCCDTRPQPQLNNCPTVNHTNSCPTYHLSIDENLENYMSYAKDTCQNNFTANQIEVMHSTLEGPRSYLGSPLNVNTKELSCCMGSAFFTASNNLLCLTEVVTFTAYQYTGSTKYRWIIADSTGSVVKDTTLTNNHIYSYTFSQNNRYTVTLKVIFGSNNDTITFGRTGFIEKKNCGTPLQSIHANWYFGNFAGLNFTTAGAIRDLNPKFRDPINVNTQEGTYGISNPYGRLLFYAAARPNFDSLFNYQPQVDVYNRNYARVSNGPLHGFGDASQGGVIVPMPGNKSKYYIFTVSELTGFHYSIYDTTVNSGLGNIDTNYRNVPVPAPSGSVNIYFKGDSTHSVGEIITAIPKCNGKDYWVIVGDVSVLTYTPKFPNYSKLVVYSLDSLGLSFHSVLPYTVETRGGLKASPDGTRLAVPPYIFDFDKSNATVKIHSKIPATTMGAGALWSGSFSPNSNVYYHLQRINDNVSKLVQVDLLNPDTLTASKEILTYYNPYYMALQLAPDNKIYVSRLGVGQLTVINNPDEVVTSAEPNKCGFTDNGPMLSVGGLGGECSEGLPNNVDAKLPSEIPLDFVRIDSTCFNVRFRPNECCATSYKWHFGDGDSSSLREPNHTYGDTGLYTVSLKINGTQTVQKDIFIGIRSKIQDEDTACVLDSSIVNYTITHYDDKNTYSWSVINGASMVGYNNTLAVNWYANTGKVVLNMSNFYNTCTATDTLAVTPIFLSANTIWPDTALCSGTPLHILGNVTTSNIGTVSYQWQYSSDGVTWNITNAGDTLQELSGSIQDTTLWYRRVAKHRLSYCQFTSNSEKIIYRPRAYIQRQPQNSIACPGGWREFSIGVETPPGVTVTSTWNFQFKNATGWNYLFYIGDTIRDWPTTTAYDSAKYRCTVSTPCGALVSDTAYVLIEKNPSITNHPQTQTVLEGDSAIFTVTSTAFKPYYTWYQSTNNGLSWDTIPSGHNDTLVVRNVTACDHKNLYRVAPTICLNETSDSATINVITQIDLWSKDGAADTGAEPNIDTARDYWGSPDLWNCWPSQGCSTHRSPEFMNSGWNYLNARVRNKGTQTSGRFEVKTYWTLGGFYEQWPLSWHYDTINNGFYDSITMKRYPMGGEIGAYTDSNLTTGSSQVYEFQWSPPYPGWYAQSPYFGSNNISHPLCVLSRIVTCPDTPFGMTYPEIIPTGENMINNNNIVTRNTEVYDSIGFNKTTPEWILRMGNQWPVQRKIRLTIENPVTNFWDLGYYVVQLDPMLYNAWEEGGSNGEGFNMDGNTFVITDDGFFLDNITLEAGQWGWAHFQFRLHEETVMDEDRGQQMFSFVQHSAPIGYEEYEPDGGFNFLLNLLPEPPPHIDSLEFTISPNPADVDFITVDMDMNFATSTAVLDILDTWGNPMISTYSLGSLSVGNNNRTIYIGGVSAGTYTVVITANGNTYTEPIIILNH; via the coding sequence ATGACCAGATTTTTATCGTGGGTGGGAGTAGTGTGCCTACTGCTCACCACGGGCTTGCTGCGCGCGCAAACCGAGAGTTGCGCCAGCGAATGGCTTCAAACCCACTACACCAACCAAGACACAGGCTTTTACCTGATGAAAAAAGCCATTGGTAACCGTGTTCAGCACTTCCGCCAACACAAAAACGATATCAATACAGGGTTTAACCCCGGTAGCGGTAGCGGTAACAACCTTTCGGCAGGCTGCAATCTTGCCCGCTTTATTATCCCTGTTGTGGTGCATATTGATACTACGGATAATGCAGCCAACATTACCGATGCACAAGTACAACATCAAATAGACATCCTGAATACCGCATTTAGCGGTACCGAAATACAGTTTTGTTTGGCCAAAAAACGACCCAACGGTACTTCATTTAACGGTATCAACCGTATAGCAGGCAACAATACAAGTAATAGGCTAACCTTGCAAATAGGCCGCCTTGCCCAACTGGCCTACTATAACCCCGTCCAATACCTTAATATTTATGTGGTAAAAGACATACTTACTGATGCTGGGGCATCTACAGGGTATGCAGGGTATAATGCCATCTACCCCGGCCAAAACGGTACTGACGGGGTAGTGGTACGCTACAATTATTTTGGCAATGCACAAACCTGCACCACAGGCTGCAATACGCTGGTCTCTTATTCAAGGGGGTTCACATTGGTACACGAAGTAGGCCATTATTTGGGGTTACTTCACACTTTTGAGGGCGGATGCAATGGCGGAAATACCGCTGCCACTTGTGGTTCACAGGGGGATAATTGCTGCGATACCCGCCCCCAACCGCAGCTAAACAACTGTCCTACCGTCAACCACACCAATTCGTGCCCCACCTACCACCTGAGCATTGACGAAAATTTGGAGAACTACATGAGTTACGCCAAAGATACCTGCCAAAATAATTTTACCGCCAACCAAATAGAGGTAATGCACAGTACGCTGGAAGGGCCGCGCAGTTACTTAGGCAGCCCCCTAAACGTAAATACCAAAGAACTGAGCTGCTGCATGGGCAGCGCATTTTTTACGGCCAGCAACAACTTATTGTGTTTGACAGAAGTGGTTACCTTTACTGCCTACCAATACACAGGCAGCACTAAGTACCGTTGGATAATAGCCGATAGTACTGGCAGTGTGGTAAAAGACACCACCCTTACCAACAACCACATATATAGTTATACGTTTAGCCAAAATAACCGATATACGGTTACCCTGAAAGTAATATTCGGCAGTAATAACGATACCATCACCTTTGGTCGCACGGGGTTTATTGAGAAAAAAAATTGTGGCACTCCTTTGCAAAGCATACACGCCAACTGGTATTTCGGAAATTTTGCGGGACTAAATTTTACTACTGCTGGTGCAATTAGGGATTTAAATCCAAAGTTTAGAGACCCTATAAACGTCAACACACAAGAAGGTACTTATGGAATCAGCAACCCGTATGGCCGTTTGTTGTTTTATGCTGCCGCAAGGCCAAATTTCGACTCTTTATTTAATTATCAACCCCAAGTAGATGTATATAACCGAAATTATGCAAGAGTCTCCAACGGGCCTTTACACGGTTTCGGGGATGCTTCACAAGGCGGTGTAATAGTTCCTATGCCGGGCAATAAAAGCAAATACTATATCTTTACCGTATCTGAATTAACAGGTTTTCATTATTCAATTTATGACACCACAGTAAACTCAGGGTTAGGGAACATTGATACCAACTATAGAAATGTTCCTGTTCCGGCTCCGAGCGGCTCTGTAAACATATATTTCAAAGGGGACAGCACTCATAGTGTTGGGGAAATTATTACCGCTATTCCCAAATGTAACGGTAAAGATTATTGGGTGATTGTAGGCGATGTTTCTGTCCTGACTTATACACCAAAATTCCCAAATTATTCGAAGTTGGTGGTGTATTCTTTAGACAGTTTAGGACTTTCGTTTCATAGTGTCTTACCCTATACCGTTGAAACAAGAGGTGGCTTAAAAGCCTCTCCTGACGGTACAAGACTTGCAGTACCTCCCTATATATTTGATTTTGATAAATCAAATGCTACGGTCAAAATTCACAGTAAAATACCTGCAACAACTATGGGTGCAGGTGCCCTTTGGAGCGGGTCTTTTAGTCCAAACAGCAACGTATATTATCATCTTCAAAGAATAAATGACAATGTATCTAAGTTAGTGCAGGTGGATTTGTTAAACCCTGACACCTTAACTGCGTCAAAAGAAATTTTAACGTATTACAACCCCTATTACATGGCCTTGCAACTCGCACCTGACAATAAAATCTACGTAAGCCGTTTAGGGGTAGGTCAATTGACGGTCATAAATAATCCTGATGAAGTGGTAACCAGCGCAGAACCTAACAAATGCGGGTTTACCGATAACGGTCCTATGTTGTCGGTAGGAGGTTTAGGCGGCGAATGTTCAGAAGGATTACCCAACAACGTAGATGCAAAACTACCCTCAGAAATCCCATTGGATTTCGTACGCATAGACAGCACTTGTTTTAACGTCCGCTTCCGTCCCAACGAATGTTGTGCAACCTCTTATAAGTGGCACTTTGGCGATGGCGACAGCTCATCATTGCGTGAGCCTAATCACACATACGGAGATACAGGCTTATATACCGTTTCCCTCAAAATCAACGGCACACAAACCGTACAAAAAGACATTTTTATAGGTATCCGTTCCAAAATACAGGATGAGGACACCGCCTGCGTACTTGACAGCAGTATTGTTAACTATACCATAACTCACTACGATGATAAAAATACCTATTCGTGGAGTGTAATAAATGGCGCATCTATGGTTGGCTACAATAATACTCTTGCGGTAAACTGGTATGCAAACACAGGTAAAGTTGTTCTGAATATGAGTAACTTCTACAATACTTGTACTGCTACAGATACACTGGCTGTCACCCCAATTTTTCTAAGTGCCAACACTATTTGGCCTGACACAGCATTGTGTTCAGGAACACCATTACATATTTTGGGCAATGTAACTACATCAAACATAGGTACAGTTTCCTACCAGTGGCAATACAGCAGTGATGGGGTAACATGGAACATCACAAATGCAGGTGATACCCTACAAGAGCTTTCGGGTTCTATTCAAGATACCACCCTATGGTATCGTCGGGTAGCAAAACATAGACTTAGCTATTGTCAATTTACCAGCAATTCTGAAAAAATCATCTACAGACCCCGTGCATATATTCAACGCCAACCACAGAACTCAATAGCCTGTCCCGGAGGTTGGAGAGAATTTTCCATTGGTGTAGAAACACCCCCGGGAGTAACAGTAACCTCAACATGGAACTTCCAGTTTAAAAACGCTACAGGTTGGAATTACTTGTTTTATATAGGCGACACTATTCGTGATTGGCCGACAACCACAGCATACGATAGTGCAAAATACCGCTGTACCGTCAGTACCCCTTGCGGTGCCCTTGTTTCCGATACCGCGTATGTTTTAATTGAAAAAAATCCAAGTATTACCAACCACCCGCAAACCCAAACCGTATTGGAGGGAGACAGTGCGATTTTTACAGTTACCAGTACTGCATTTAAACCCTATTATACATGGTATCAAAGCACTAACAACGGTCTTTCGTGGGACACTATCCCCAGTGGGCATAATGATACATTAGTAGTTCGAAATGTTACAGCTTGTGACCATAAAAACTTGTATCGCGTAGCACCTACCATTTGTCTCAACGAAACCAGTGATTCAGCGACGATTAATGTAATTACCCAAATTGATTTATGGTCAAAAGACGGAGCGGCAGACACAGGTGCAGAACCTAACATCGACACTGCCCGCGATTATTGGGGCAGTCCAGACCTATGGAACTGCTGGCCTTCTCAGGGCTGTTCTACCCATAGGTCTCCCGAGTTTATGAACAGTGGATGGAACTACTTAAACGCAAGGGTACGGAACAAGGGTACACAAACCAGTGGTCGTTTTGAGGTAAAAACCTATTGGACATTGGGCGGGTTTTACGAACAGTGGCCGTTAAGCTGGCACTACGACACCATAAACAATGGGTTTTATGACTCAATTACCATGAAACGCTACCCGATGGGCGGTGAGATTGGTGCATACACCGACTCTAATCTGACAACGGGGTCTTCGCAGGTATATGAATTTCAATGGTCTCCACCCTACCCTGGATGGTACGCACAATCCCCTTATTTTGGCAGCAATAATATTTCGCACCCCTTGTGTGTATTGTCCCGGATAGTAACTTGTCCCGATACCCCGTTTGGTATGACATACCCTGAAATAATCCCAACTGGTGAAAATATGATTAACAATAACAACATTGTGACCCGCAACACGGAAGTGTATGATTCTATCGGCTTTAACAAGACAACGCCCGAATGGATATTGCGCATGGGTAACCAATGGCCTGTACAACGTAAAATCAGGCTGACAATCGAGAACCCTGTTACTAATTTTTGGGATTTGGGGTATTACGTAGTGCAACTTGACCCGATGCTTTACAATGCTTGGGAGGAAGGCGGCTCCAATGGGGAAGGATTCAACATGGATGGAAATACTTTTGTGATAACAGACGATGGGTTTTTCCTTGATAATATTACCCTTGAGGCAGGACAGTGGGGTTGGGCACATTTCCAATTCCGATTACACGAAGAAACGGTTATGGACGAGGACAGAGGACAGCAGATGTTTAGCTTTGTGCAGCATTCCGCACCTATTGGCTATGAAGAATATGAACCCGATGGCGGCTTTAACTTCTTATTAAACCTGTTACCCGAACCTCCACCGCACATTGACTCTTTAGAGTTCACTATATCACCCAACCCTGCGGATGTGGATTTTATCACCGTGGATATGGATATGAATTTTGCCACCTCAACGGCAGTATTGGATATATTGGATACTTGGGGTAATCCAATGATTAGTACTTATTCATTAGGGTCGCTGAGTGTTGGCAACAACAACAGGACGATATACATAGGAGGCGTAAGTGCCGGAACTTATACGGTTGTTATTACCGCTAACGGTAATACTTACACGGAACCTATTATTATCCTTAATCATTAA